catatacATTCGACCCATTTCCTGGGTATAGGTGGATTTATCGGTAGTACGAATTATAAAACATACCCAAGTGATATCTGGCCCATTAGGATGCAGCATGGGGACAGGGTTTGGGTCTATAAGACCTAGTAGCTGTAATCCCTGTATTGTGTCTGAGTATCCCTTGAAACGCAGGGTACCCCGTAAGATGGTGGTGGCGTTATTAATCCCATACAAATCCTTATACTTGGTGCTATCTCGATTAGGAAAACCTTCCAAAGCAAAGCCGGGAAGAAATGTCAAGCCTTGTACAGATGACATGAGATCACCACCTCCAGAGATTTCGACTATCTGTTCAATGTcacattattaattaatacatGTCTCGTTGTTTGTCCAAGAAATATGTACGAAATAAAACCGTGTCTAAAACTCCTTTGCCTCTGGTTAAAGTGGAATATTATAAATGTCAGGCTGACCTGTCCCTGGTGTAGGTATTTTGCTGGGGAAAGAGTGTTGAGCAGCGCGCCACGTGGGGACCAGCTAAATTTGTATCTCAACGGATTGAAAGAACATTCAGGAGCTGGCAGTCCTCCACACCACGACACAAACGACTCGATCAGTCCTCCAGCTTGTCGGACATCGTCAAAACACTCCATTGCCAAAAGATGATCTATTCCCGGGTCCAAACCTACCTCGTTCAATATTGTTACACCTTTTTCCTCTGCTCTGGTGAGAGATGAAAGAATTTGTGAATCTAGACTCTCGAGAGACTAAACatggaaaattcatgaaaatttcatggaACACTTACTCCTGGTGCAAAGCTTTGACTTCGTCATTAATGTAACTTGCTGTTACCAAATGTGTCTTGGTATCGATGCAAGTTCTCGCAATAACGTGATGCAGAGAATATGGCAGCAGAGATACTACTACATCTGCTTCAGCAACCAGCTCCGTCAATGTATCCGGTCTTTCTAAAACGTTCAAAAGGACGGACTCTACACCTGGATACTTGTTCGCCAACAAGTCTGCCTCATCTTTCAACTGGGAGCCGACTACGATCCCTATGCTTTTATCCCTGTGAAGATATTCTACGACCGGTGCAGAGACGTATCCTGCGCCTAATACCAGCACCTGGATAGAAGAATATCACTTTTAGCAAAAATAATCATAGTTATGACAAATAAAAGCACAACGGGAACTTGCCTTTTTATTCTGTGTATCTCCAAAGTCAGCCTTATGCCGACTTTTGTTATTAATCTGTCTTAGTTCTTGGATATATTCAAAATTAGGAGTGAGTTTGCCGTTGGATGCAATTATTGCCCCATAGACGGCGGGACTGAAGTTGTGTTCCTCCATTGGCCGTTTAGCATCAGATTGAATGATATCTGACACATAAGGATATAACAGGTCTCCGAAGAAATCTGTTGCCTCTCTTGGAAGCTGAGTAGGCATATTGTCTATCGAACATACTAATACCCCGGGACCTTTGAACGACTTGGTGTCCTTATTACGATCTGCGTCGTATAAACAAAATGGTGTGTCGATGGTTGTACACTCATTCATGAACCTGCCAACGAAAATATCAGAATAAACATACATATTTACCACACTCAATAACCGTGTGCCATCTTTGTCCGTAACCCTCCTTGTCTCGGTATAACCCATGAGAATTTAATATTATGCAAGCCTTACTCTATGCTACCACCAGGATCAGCGGATATGTCGCATATCGCTAGCATTCTGTGCGGAAGTGCAGGAGCTCCTACGCTAGTTGGAAGCCAAGGCGTGTGAGCTGGTCTGAGCAAGTTTTTTGCATCAGGTATTGTAAGTAATTTTGGTGAGTCAGGCGCCCAATAAATTCCGTTTATAATAACGGATGCGTATGGTGCAATTTTCTTGCTAAAAGTGGAGATGTATCGCTCAGGATACTTATCGTATTCCTCTGGATCAAAACCACCTCCCTCCTTTCGCTCTAGGTGATGTCTCCGTCTCACTTCACAGGCGTATATTTTGTTTATATCTAAAACAGAAATACATGGACCCCAAATGAGCACAGTTGACTATTGTGTAGACATATCTGTTCAAaggatatatgtattacaAATGATCATCGTTTGCTTACCGCCATGTTCAGCAACTTTCCTCAACATTTCTGGAGGGACATATTCATGTGGTAGTTCTTGGAAAACTTCTTGGCCCCCTTGACTCACATTCCCACTCCCAGTGAATACAAAAGTCAGAGGTCCTATAGATTTTGGCATAGCGCCCAGAGCCACTTCGTAACCGGCGTCTCGTATTGCCTGGCGAGCCATTGATGAGTTTCTGTAATTATGCGCTGGTCCGATatgctgcaaaaaaaaaaaaagagctccATATTTTGATCGAAGTAATAATTGAGCAAGCGATTTGTGTCCACTTTACCATGAACGGAGTGTGATGTCCTAGCGCCAATAATCTCAGTCCAAGTCCGTGCAGAATATTGACCATTCCTGCAACTCCGGCGTACTTTCCAAAAGCAACAACTCGCTGACCGGTGTCATCGGTGagcttttcaaagtccaataaCCGAATATTCTTCTCTAGGATAGCATCCAGGAGGGGCATATTACTTTCCTGTGCTTTTATGGTGTGGGTGAAACAGCAATAAGTCTTGTTGGGTATTAGCTGATCAATGGGGACTTGTTTTACTCCAAAAATAACAGATGCTGCGCTGATGTCTTCCTGTAACGAAGCACCAGCCGCAAGGTATGACTGCATAGGATATGCTCGTCTGTTGCTGGGTTGCACGATAACTTTGACTCCAGCTCTCGTTAAACGCCGAACGTTTGACGGAGCCAATGGAGCTCGTCGTTCCCATACCGACTGATCTTCTCTTCTGATAGCTATTATCTTTCCCTTTGAGTTCTGAAAAGCATAGATACAATTAAAAGTTTTTTGTGTTCAAAATGATTGTCAACCGACAAACAAAAATCACATGACAATATAAATACTTACACTACTGTGCCGAAGACCGTGTTTAACATTGTGGCAAGAAAGGAAGATAGAATAGTTTGAAGCATGCTGTAATCTTGTGAGTCCCAAAATCTGCATTTCACTTAAACTAGAataagatatgaaaaaatctttgataatGTAATCCAAGTCCCTCACAAGCTTATATCAAGTTTAACTTGTTCAAAAATAACAATGCACACCGCTGCTTGTGCGATACTTACTGGAGTAAAACAGTGTTGACTTTCCCACTAAAAATACTAGAACGTACTGCTAACTCGGCACTTTGCACATGATAAATAACAATCTTAGATATCGCAGTTACTCCGCCGTCAGGGGTCAACCAATATTACAAAACTAATGATAAACTCTT
This region of Athalia rosae chromosome 7, iyAthRosa1.1, whole genome shotgun sequence genomic DNA includes:
- the LOC105689746 gene encoding alpha-aminoadipic semialdehyde synthase, mitochondrial yields the protein MQILGLTRLQHASNYSIFLSCHNVKHGLRHSSNSKGKIIAIRREDQSVWERRAPLAPSNVRRLTRAGVKVIVQPSNRRAYPMQSYLAAGASLQEDISAASVIFGVKQVPIDQLIPNKTYCCFTHTIKAQESNMPLLDAILEKNIRLLDFEKLTDDTGQRVVAFGKYAGVAGMVNILHGLGLRLLALGHHTPFMHIGPAHNYRNSSMARQAIRDAGYEVALGAMPKSIGPLTFVFTGSGNVSQGGQEVFQELPHEYVPPEMLRKVAEHGDINKIYACEVRRRHHLERKEGGGFDPEEYDKYPERYISTFSKKIAPYASVIINGIYWAPDSPKLLTIPDAKNLLRPAHTPWLPTSVGAPALPHRMLAICDISADPGGSIEFMNECTTIDTPFCLYDADRNKDTKSFKGPGVLVCSIDNMPTQLPREATDFFGDLLYPYVSDIIQSDAKRPMEEHNFSPAVYGAIIASNGKLTPNFEYIQELRQINNKSRHKADFGDTQNKKVLVLGAGYVSAPVVEYLHRDKSIGIVVGSQLKDEADLLANKYPGVESVLLNVLERPDTLTELVAEADVVVSLLPYSLHHVIARTCIDTKTHLVTASYINDEVKALHQEAEEKGVTILNEVGLDPGIDHLLAMECFDDVRQAGGLIESFVSWCGGLPAPECSFNPLRYKFSWSPRGALLNTLSPAKYLHQGQIVEISGGGDLMSSVQGLTFLPGFALEGFPNRDSTKYKDLYGINNATTILRGTLRFKGYSDTIQGLQLLGLIDPNPVPMLHPNGPDITWRMLICNLLGLSNDNIFYENLKTKLADRVGSEDRMQAIEDLGLLKDELVLKLNTPLDTLCHYLSKMLRLEANERDLIILRHDVGILWPDNKREEKGINLVAYGDPHGHSAMARAVGYPVGIATKMIVDGEIQQRGVVLPFTPDIYRPMLNRLRAEGLESFETSRWL